A genomic region of Trifolium pratense cultivar HEN17-A07 linkage group LG3, ARS_RC_1.1, whole genome shotgun sequence contains the following coding sequences:
- the LOC123917822 gene encoding YTH domain-containing protein ECT4, giving the protein MATVANPADQTAELLQLQKLSLDSKPKPLEIPEPNKKATGNQYGSVDSGNAQNGQIPSYERSITPVLQDFMDPTMCYLPNGYPSYYYGGYDGTASDWDDYSRYMNPDGVDLTAGVYGDNGSSLVYHHGYGYAPYTPYSPAGSPVPTMGNDGQLYGPQHYQYPPYFQPLTPTSGPFTPTAVHPQGEISTSVAADQKPLSVESANGNSNAGTNGASAKGRTPTSAYQDPRFGFDGVRSPIPWLDAPIFSDGQPRPASSTAISSSISSGNNGTASRNQNYRPNSQYMGLHHPRPIPAMGATPGFINRLYPSKLYGQYGNTVRSGMGYGSHGYDSRTNGRAWLAVDNKYKTRGRSGGYFGYGNENTDGLNELNRGPRAKGGKNQKVFAPTVLAVKGQNLPENTVDEEKEKNSAVPDREQYNKADFPEEYTDAKFFVIKSYSEDDIHKSIKYNVWASTQNGNKKLDAAYQEAQQKPGGCPIFLMFSVNTSGQFVGLAEMVGPVDFNKSLEYWQQDKWNGCFPLKWHIVKDVPNNVLRHITLENNENKPVTNSRDTQEILLEPGLKLVKIFKEYSSKTCILDDFGFYEGRQKTILEKKAKQQFPKQVWEGKPTDEKIEVNGETDKKPEVTSELLKESTLAVKDNADHKLSENGAVAKTGDAPKGAKPVVSESKIVPNGVANGC; this is encoded by the exons ATGGCTACCGTTGCAAATCCCGCGGATC AAACAGCTGAATTGCTGCAGCTGCAGAAGTTGTCATTAGACTCCAAGCCGAAGCCGTTGGAAATTCCTGAGCCGAACAAGAAG GCTACAGGAAATCAATATGGATCAGTTGATTCTGGAAATGCTCAGAATGGCCAGATCCCGTCATATGAACGGTCGATAACCCCAGTGTTGCAGGACTTTATGGATCCCACCATGTGCTATCTCCCGAATGGTTACCCTTCTTATTATTATGGTG GTTATGATGGGACTGCTAGTGATTgggatgactacagtagatataTGAATCCTGATGGAGTTGATTTGACTGCT GGAGTCTATGGGGATAATGGGTCGTCTCTAGTCTATCATCATGGATATGGGTATGCACCGTACACCCCCTACTCTCCAGCTGGTTCTCCAGTTCCAACAATGGGAAATGACGGTCAGTTGTATGGGCCTCAACACTATCAGTATCCTCCTTATTTTCAGCCCTTGACTCCGACCAGTGGGCCATTTACACCTACTGCTGTCCATCCTCAGGGTGAGATATCCACATCTGTTGCAGCTGATCAAAAGCCTCTTTCTGTGGAATCGGCTAATGGAAATTCTAATGCTGGCACCAATGGCGCAAGTGCTAAAG GTCGCACTCCTACTTCTGCTTATCAGGATCCCAGATTTGGTTTTGATGGAGTACGCTCACCTATCCCATGGCTAGATGCCCCAATATTTTCAGATGGGCAGCCAAGACCTGCAAGTAGCACAGCAATTTCATCCTCAATATCAAGTGGGAACAATGGTACTGCTTCAAGGAACCAGAATTACCGCCCCAATTCTCAATATATG GGCTTGCACCATCCGAGACCAATTCCTGCCATGGGAGCCACTCCTGGCTTCATCAACAGACTGTATCCAAGCAAGTTATATGGTCAGTATGGGAACACAGTTAGATCAGGTATGGGTTATGGATCACATGGGTATGATTCTCGTACAAATGGGCGGGCTTGGCTTGCTGTTGACAACAAATACAAAACTAGAGGAAGAAGTGGTGGTTACTTTGGGTATGGCAATGAGAACACAGATGGTTTGAATGAACTGAACAGGGGACCTAGGGCCAAGGGTGGTAAGAACCAAAAGGTTTTTGCACCAACTGTTCTCGCAGTTAAAGGGCAAAATTTGCCAGAAAATACTGTTGATGAGGAGAAAGAGAAGAACAGTGCTGTTCCAGACCGCGAACAATATAACAAGGCTGATTTTCCAGAAGAATATACTGATGCTAAGTTTTTTGTCATCAAGTCTTATAGCGAGGATGACATTCATAAAAGTATCAAGTATAATGTGTGGGCCAGCACACAGAATGGTAACAAGAAGCTTGATGCTGCTTATCAAGAGGCCCAGCAGAAACCTGGTGGCTGCCCTATATTCCTTATGTTCTCG GTTAATACCAGTGGACAATTTGTTGGTCTAGCAGAGATGGTTGGTCCCGTTGATTTTAACAAAAGTCTGGAGTATTGGCAGCAAGACAAGTGGAATGGTTGTTTTCCTTTGAAGTGGCACATTGTTAAGGATGTTCCCAACAATGTGCTGAGGCACATTACATTGGAGAacaacgaaaacaaacctgtcACAAACAGTAGGGATACTCAGGAG ATATTGTTGGAGCCAGGTCTGAAGTTGGTCAAAATTTTCAAGGAATACTCCAGCAAGACATGCATTCTGGATGATTTTGGGTTCTATGAGGGTCGTCAAAAGACTATTTTGGAGAAGAAAGCAAAGCAGCAATTCCCAAAGCAG GTATGGGAAGGGAAGCCTACTGATGAAAAGATAGAAGTGAATGGGGAAACTGATAAAAAACCTGAAGTTACATCGGAGTTGCTCAAGGAGTCTACCCTAGCAGTAAAGGACAATGCTGACCACAAACTCTCTGAGAATGGAGCTGTTGCAAAAACTGGAGATGCCCCAAAGGGTGCTAAACCAGTTGTGTCTGAGAGTAAAATTGTACCCAATGGGGTTGCTAATGGTTGCTAA
- the LOC123917823 gene encoding kxDL motif-containing protein 1, translating into MSEKESESESMKLGSEELSSEFKTLVSSDDLRSLNHLQHTILGRLQDSNAVLSHFNDFSQHCFSEISGDMGRNTRVLKSIKTDLDYIFLKLRNMKTKLLTTYPDAFPEDSMSTVIDRRPDLEMPK; encoded by the exons ATGTCAGAGAAAGAATCAGAATCGGAATCGATGAAATTAGGTTCAGAAGAGCTTTCGAGTGAGTTCAAAACTCTCGTTAGTTCCGATGATCTTCGTTCCTTAAACCATCTACAACACACAAT ATTGGGAAGATTGCAGGATAGTAATGCAGTGTTATCACATTTCAATGATTTCTCTCAACATTGTTTTTCTGAGATTTCTGGTGACATGGGAAGAAACACTCGTGTGTTGAAGTCTATCAAAACCGATcttgattatatttttcttaaacttAG GAACATGAAGACAAAACTTTTGACAACTTATCCAGATGCATTTCCTGAAGATTCAATGAGCACAGTTATTGACAGGAGACCGGATCTTGAAATGCCCAAGTAA